A genomic segment from Sciurus carolinensis chromosome 1, mSciCar1.2, whole genome shotgun sequence encodes:
- the Plk3 gene encoding serine/threonine-protein kinase PLK3, whose amino-acid sequence MEPAAGFLSPRPFPRAAAPPAPPAGPGPPPSALPRTELEMLAGPPAPDPGRLITDPSSGRTYFKGRLLGKGGFARCYEATDTETRSAYAVKVIPQSRVAKPHQREKILNEIELHRDLQHRHIVRFSHHFEDADNIYIFLELCSRKSLAHIWKARHTLLEPEVRYYLRQILSGLKYLHQRGILHRDLKLGNFFITDNMELKVGDFGLAARLEPPEQRKKTICGTPNYVAPEVLLRQGHGPEADVWSLGCVMYTLLCGTPPFETADLKETYRCIKQVHYTLPASLSLSARQLLAAILRASPRDRPSIDQILRHDFFTKGYTPDRLPVSSCVTVPDLTPPNPARSLFAKVTKSLFGRKKKNKNHPEERDEVSCLVSSLMRTSIGHPDARPEAPAASGPAPVSLVETAAEDSSPRGTLASSGDGFEEGLTVATVVESALCALRNCVAFMPPAEQNPAPLAQPEPLVWVSKWVDYSNKFGFGYQLSSRRVAVLFNDGTHMALSANRKTVHYNPTSTKHFSFSVGAVPRALQPQLGILRYFASYMEQHLMKGGDLPSVEEVEVPGPPLLLQWVKTDQALLMLFSDGTVQVNFYGDHTKLILSGWEPLLVTFVARNRSACTYLASHLRQLGCSPDLRQRLRYALRLLRDRSPA is encoded by the exons ATGGAGCCCGCCGCGGGCTTCCTGTCCCCGCGCCCTTTCCCGCGTGCTGCCGCCCCGCCCGCGCCCCCAGCTGGACCGGGGCCGCCTCCGAGTGCCTTGCCCCGAACTGAGCTGGAGATGCTGGCTGGGCCACCGGCGCCGGACCCTGGGCGCCTCATCACCGACCCGAGCAGCGGTCGTACCTACTTCAAAGGCCGGTTGCTGGGCAAG GGGGGCTTCGCCCGCTGTTACGAGGCCACTGACACAGAGACCCGCAGCGCCTACGCGGTCAAAGTCATCCCGCAGAGCCGCGTCGCCAAGCCGCATCAACGCGAGAAG ATCCTAAATGAAATTGAGCTGCACCGAGACCTGCAGCACCGTCATATCGTTCGTTTTTCTCACCACTTCGAGGATGCTGACAACATATACATTTTCCTAGAGCTCTGCAGCAGAAAG TCCTTAGCCCACATCTGGAAGGCTCGGCACACCCTGTTGGAACCAGAGGTGCGCTACTACCTGCGGCAGATCCTTTCCGGCCTCAAGTACTTGCACCAGCGGGGCATCTTGCACCGGGACCTCAAACTAG GAAATTTTTTCATCACAGATAACATGGAATTGAAGGTGGGAGATTTTGGGCTGGCAGCTCGGTTAGAACCCCCAGAGCAGAGAAAGAA GACCATCTGTGGTACCCCCAACTATGTGGCTCCAGAAGTGCTACTAAGACAGGGCCATGGCCCTGAGGCAGATGTGTGGTCCCTGGGCTGTGTCAT GTACACACTGCTCTGTGGGACTCCCCCCTTTGAGACTGCTGACCTGAAAGAAACGTACCGCTGCATCAAGCAGGTTCACTATACACTGCCTGCCAGCCTCTCACTGTCTGCCCGGCAGCTCCTGGCTGCTATCCTTCGAGCCTCACCCCGAGACCGTCCCTCTATTGACCAAATCTTGCGCCATGACTTCTTTACTAAG GGCTACACCCCTGACCGGCTTCCTGTCAGCAGCTGTGTAACAGTCCCAGACCTGACACCCCCTAATCCAGCAAGGAGTCTGTTTGCCAAAGTTACCAAGAGCCTGtttggaaggaagaagaaga ATAAAAACCATCCTGAGGAACGGGACGAGGTCTCCTGTTTGGTGAGCAGCCTCATGCGCACATCTATTGGCCATCCAGATGCCAGGCCCGAG GCTCCAGCAGCTTCTGGTCCAGCCCCTGTCAGTCTGGTAGAGACAGCAGCTGAAGACAGCTCACCCCGTGGGACACTGGCAAGCAGCGGAGATG GGTTTGAAGAAGGTCTGACTGTGGCCACTGTGGTAGAGTCAGCCCTCTGTGCTCTGAGAAACTGTGTGGCCTTCATGCCCCCAG CGGAACAGAACCCAGCCCCTCTGGCACAGCCAGAGCCTCTGGTGTGGGTCAGCAAGTGGGTTGACTACTCCAACAAATTTGGCTTTGGGTATCAACTCTCCAGCCGCCGCGTCGCTGTGCTCTTCAATGATGGCACACACATGGCCCTGTCAGCCAATAGAAA GACTGTACACTACAACCCCACCAGCACAAAgcacttctctttctctgtgggTGCTGTACCCCGAGCTCTGCAGCCTCAGTTGGGCATCCTGCGATATTTTGCCTCCTACATGGAGCAGCACCTCATGAAG GGTGGAGATCTGCCCAGTGTGGAAGAGGTGGAGGTGCCTGGACCACCCTTGCTGCTGCAGTGGGTCAAGACTGATCAGGCCCTCCTCATGCTATTTAGTGATGGCACTGTCCAG GTGAACTTCTATGGGGACCACACCAAGCTGATCCTCAGTGGCTGGGAGCCCCTCCTGGTGACTTTTGTGGCCCGAAATCGCAGTGCTTGTACTTACCTCGCTTCCCACCTCCGGCAGCTGGGCTGCTCCCCAGACCTGAGGCAGCGACTCCGCTATGCTCTGCGGCTGCTCCGGGACCGCAGTCCAGCCTAG